The window CTAATACATATATTTTTGAGAACTTTGTTGTAGATCCAGGATTTGGAATAGGAAAATATCTAGGAAAAATCCCTGTCAAAGTAATTTTGACACACGGACATTACGATCATATAGCAGGACTCTTAGAATTGAATGTAGAGGATGTTTATATTTCAAAAGACGATAAGAAAATGTTATATGATCCATCCAAGAATTTTTCACATCTTTTTGGGGAGACATTTATTTTTGAAAAAGATGTAAAAGATATAGATTTATACTTTGATACAATAGCAGTACCAGGTCATACCTTAGGTTCAAGGATAGTAATTTTTGATAACTTAATATTCACAGGAGATACTGTATTTTGTAATACCGTAGGAAGAAGCGACTTAGGTGGCTCAAAAAAATTAATGATTGAATCTATAAAAAATCTAAACAACGTATTTAGGAAATTAGATGAAAATATGTTGATACTCCCTGGGCACGATGAATATTGCAATATAAAAACGTTATTTAGAAAAAATCCATATTTTAAAAATGTTTAAAACTACAAAAAAATAATGGGGAGAATATTTCTCCCCTCTTGGCTCCGGCGGAGGGACTCGAACCCCCAACCTAGTGGTTAACAGCCACCCGCTCTGCCTATTGAGCTACGCCGGAACACCTTCCAGGAAGTAATATATCATATTTTTTTTAGTTAGTCAATAACTTTCAAGTTCGTTCATATATGTAAGATTGGCATTATATAACTTAATAGAATCATTTTAATATTTTTTAA of the Thermosipho affectus genome contains:
- a CDS encoding MBL fold metallo-hydrolase; the encoded protein is MKFKVYQTSGFFNTNTYIFENFVVDPGFGIGKYLGKIPVKVILTHGHYDHIAGLLELNVEDVYISKDDKKMLYDPSKNFSHLFGETFIFEKDVKDIDLYFDTIAVPGHTLGSRIVIFDNLIFTGDTVFCNTVGRSDLGGSKKLMIESIKNLNNVFRKLDENMLILPGHDEYCNIKTLFRKNPYFKNV